The Bacillus sp. Y1 genome has a window encoding:
- a CDS encoding ABC transporter permease: MLKTKEYSRELSLVAAIIIMVIVFSIIEPVYLSGSNLLDIMDQSVINGLLALGITYAIITGGIDLSVGSIFAIVIVVVGDLLVSGLNPVLAIICGVGIGFVLGVFNGLLITKLNLQPFIATLGTMSAYRGIAYVITGGWPVLDIPENFRSIFNSDIFGAFPVSILVLLAFAAIGHIILKYTKLGTYIYAIGGNEEATLLSGVNVNKSKMLAYAISGAGAALAGMVLLARLGSGEPAAGQTYELNAIAAAAIGGASLAGGRGNMIGTLLGAILLSTLKVGLVVVGVDSFWQYIATGAIIVVAAYFEVIQGKLKGMRVGRSNTKTIEVGK, from the coding sequence ATGTTAAAAACTAAGGAATATAGTAGAGAACTAAGCTTAGTAGCAGCGATCATAATTATGGTTATTGTATTTTCCATTATTGAACCAGTCTATTTAAGTGGAAGTAATTTACTTGATATTATGGACCAAAGTGTTATTAATGGATTATTAGCTTTAGGTATTACTTATGCAATCATTACAGGTGGAATCGACCTTTCTGTAGGATCAATCTTTGCAATTGTAATTGTAGTTGTAGGTGATTTACTTGTAAGTGGTTTAAATCCTGTATTAGCAATTATATGTGGAGTGGGAATAGGTTTTGTTTTAGGAGTATTTAATGGTCTATTAATTACAAAGTTAAATCTTCAGCCATTTATTGCTACCTTAGGAACAATGAGTGCATACAGAGGAATTGCTTATGTTATAACTGGAGGCTGGCCAGTTCTGGATATTCCTGAAAATTTCAGATCAATTTTTAACTCAGATATTTTTGGAGCATTTCCAGTATCAATTCTTGTACTTCTTGCATTTGCTGCTATTGGACATATCATCTTAAAGTATACAAAACTCGGGACTTATATATATGCTATAGGGGGTAATGAAGAAGCTACTCTCTTATCAGGAGTAAATGTTAACAAAAGTAAAATGCTTGCTTATGCCATTTCTGGAGCTGGAGCTGCTTTGGCTGGTATGGTGTTGTTAGCGCGCTTAGGGTCAGGAGAGCCAGCAGCAGGTCAAACTTATGAATTAAATGCGATTGCGGCAGCTGCGATTGGTGGTGCAAGCCTGGCTGGTGGAAGAGGAAATATGATCGGTACATTACTTGGAGCTATCTTATTATCAACTCTAAAAGTTGGATTAGTTGTTGTAGGTGTAGATAGTTTTTGGCAATATATTGCAACCGGAGCTATAATTGTAGTAGCAGCTTATTTTGAAGTAATTCAAGGGAAACTAAAAGGTATGAGGGTTGGTAGAAGTAATACCAAAACTATCGAGGTAGGTAAATAA
- a CDS encoding sugar ABC transporter ATP-binding protein, producing MEKQTESIIRFQNISKVFPGVKALDGVSFDIKKGEIHALLGENGAGKSTLLNTLHGVNNEYEGTVEIQGRIVSYKNANEAIQDGIVKIHQEVSLIPDLTVGQNITLGHEPRKGMFIDYKKLHHDANEILTKMKCNFKSEDLASTLSTGEMQMVAIAKGLYHNAKLISFDEPSASLTNQEVQTLFSIINDLRENGITILYVSHRLDEVFEICDSATVLRDGRHIDTFQLKDVTREQLIKKMVGRDVSAYAVRTKPSPKTDEKVLEVENLSVNGVFKNINFHLHKGEILGFAGLVGSKRTDVVRTIFGAEEKSGGTIKIKGVPVNIKNPRQGVLMGIGLIPENRKTQGFIKFFNNANNVGLTKMEKFSKYGFVNHRKKTENCNYYIDEINLKPSNPHYMTTNLSGGNQQKVVISKWLSSDAEILILDEPTKGVDVGAKAEIYRVLEELLEKGKSIIVVSSELPEVLGLSDRIIVMREGQKVKEFENQNLTEEDILQYAMGVNKDVKN from the coding sequence ATGGAAAAGCAAACAGAAAGTATCATTAGATTTCAGAATATTTCAAAAGTTTTTCCTGGAGTAAAGGCCCTAGATGGGGTGAGTTTTGATATAAAGAAAGGTGAGATCCATGCTCTATTGGGTGAGAATGGGGCAGGAAAGTCAACATTATTGAATACACTCCATGGAGTCAATAATGAATATGAAGGAACGGTAGAAATTCAAGGACGAATAGTTTCATATAAAAATGCCAATGAGGCCATTCAGGATGGAATTGTAAAAATTCATCAAGAAGTTAGTCTAATTCCAGATTTAACTGTGGGTCAAAATATTACTTTAGGTCATGAACCAAGAAAAGGAATGTTTATTGACTACAAAAAGCTTCATCATGATGCGAATGAGATCCTTACTAAAATGAAGTGTAACTTTAAAAGCGAAGATTTAGCGAGTACGTTAAGTACAGGAGAAATGCAAATGGTAGCAATCGCCAAAGGATTGTATCATAATGCGAAACTCATATCATTTGATGAACCATCAGCTTCACTAACAAATCAAGAAGTACAAACACTTTTTTCTATTATTAACGACTTAAGAGAAAATGGAATAACGATTTTATACGTTAGTCATCGACTAGATGAAGTCTTTGAGATTTGTGATAGCGCAACAGTCCTTCGTGATGGCAGGCATATAGATACGTTTCAATTAAAGGATGTTACAAGAGAGCAATTAATAAAAAAAATGGTAGGCAGGGATGTTTCAGCTTATGCGGTAAGAACCAAACCGTCTCCAAAGACTGATGAAAAGGTATTGGAAGTAGAAAACCTAAGTGTGAATGGAGTCTTTAAAAACATTAATTTCCACCTTCATAAAGGTGAAATATTAGGCTTTGCAGGTTTAGTTGGCTCCAAAAGGACGGATGTAGTTAGAACGATTTTTGGTGCAGAGGAAAAGTCAGGTGGCACCATAAAAATAAAGGGAGTTCCTGTGAATATTAAAAATCCTCGCCAAGGTGTTCTAATGGGGATTGGACTCATTCCAGAGAATCGAAAAACACAAGGGTTTATCAAATTTTTTAATAATGCAAACAATGTAGGTCTTACTAAAATGGAGAAATTCTCTAAGTACGGCTTCGTGAATCATAGAAAAAAAACGGAGAACTGTAATTATTATATCGATGAAATCAACTTAAAACCTAGTAACCCTCATTATATGACGACTAATTTGAGCGGAGGAAATCAGCAAAAAGTAGTGATTTCTAAATGGCTTTCCTCAGATGCTGAGATTTTAATTTTAGATGAACCGACAAAAGGTGTCGATGTTGGAGCGAAAGCAGAGATTTATAGAGTCCTAGAAGAATTACTTGAAAAGGGAAAATCTATAATCGTCGTTTCCTCCGAGTTGCCTGAAGTGTTAGGCCTAAGTGATCGGATCATTGTCATGCGTGAGGGACAAAAAGTGAAAGAGTTTGAAAATCAGAATCTTACTGAAGAAGATATCCTTCAATATGCGATGGGGGTAAACAAAGATGTTAAAAACTAA
- a CDS encoding AraC family transcriptional regulator, translating into MKYPYESAVIKEEVPVFALMTSVKYVAMHWHDRIELLLVLKGQIHVYVGREEYVLEENDLLLINSNEVHGVESDQENKLLLIQIPINFIKKFYSNIENESFRCQSFQSIDQQSYNKIRPLLAQLMLAVKKKEESYEIKVHSLLLDVVYQLVTHFKEDQKNVIINSEKDIERMNRLTNYIQQHYMNPITLQELADTEELTAPYLSRYFQHHMGQSFIKYINGIRLEHAVRYLLETDRPIIQIALECGFPNLNSFHKLFKDTFHTTPHQYRKKQMQNNTSIRPVELSEIRGYEFTEEEDYHELYKLL; encoded by the coding sequence ATGAAATATCCATATGAAAGCGCTGTAATTAAAGAAGAGGTTCCTGTATTCGCATTAATGACGAGTGTAAAGTATGTGGCCATGCATTGGCATGACAGAATTGAATTATTACTAGTATTAAAAGGACAAATACATGTGTATGTGGGAAGAGAAGAGTATGTGCTTGAGGAAAATGACCTTTTGCTCATTAACAGTAATGAGGTGCATGGGGTTGAATCTGATCAAGAGAATAAACTATTACTTATTCAAATTCCAATAAATTTTATTAAAAAATTTTATAGTAATATTGAGAACGAGTCCTTTCGTTGTCAGTCATTTCAGAGTATCGACCAGCAATCCTATAACAAAATCAGGCCATTGCTTGCTCAACTCATGTTAGCTGTAAAAAAGAAGGAAGAAAGTTATGAAATTAAAGTGCATTCTCTTCTATTAGATGTGGTGTATCAATTGGTTACCCATTTTAAAGAAGATCAGAAAAATGTTATTATCAACTCTGAAAAAGATATTGAACGGATGAATCGGTTAACCAATTACATACAGCAGCACTATATGAATCCTATCACACTTCAAGAGTTGGCTGATACAGAGGAACTTACGGCTCCCTATCTATCCAGATATTTTCAACATCATATGGGACAGTCATTTATCAAATATATAAATGGGATACGCTTGGAACATGCGGTTCGATATTTGCTAGAAACCGACCGGCCCATCATTCAAATCGCGTTAGAGTGTGGCTTTCCAAATTTAAATTCCTTTCATAAACTTTTTAAAGACACGTTTCATACAACACCTCATCAATACCGAAAAAAACAAATGCAAAACAACACTTCGATTCGTCCTGTTGAATTAAGTGAGATTAGAGGGTATGAATTTACTGAGGAAGAGGATTACCATGAACTATACAAACTTTTATAG
- a CDS encoding carbohydrate ABC transporter permease, translating into MSKVAYGTETNATLAAPNKTSKTLGTRIGYGILYFILGVIAIVQVYPLVWLFLFSLKTNQEVFGMSPFAFPQDPQWGNYVKAWTAGHIDVYFFNSVLYTVVAVVLTVILASFVTFAITRMYWKLSGVVLGLFMAGYMIPLHSTLIPLFNIFKSVNLIDNPISIILSYVAFNLPITIMILTGFYRTIPREIEEAAVMDGCSVHRIFFQITLPMTVPVLSTTVIINMIYNWNEFVFVNTFLSSDKWKTITVGVNNFVGQYLTDWGAIGATLMISIIPVLIAYFLLSDRIVEGIAAGSVKG; encoded by the coding sequence ATGAGTAAGGTTGCGTATGGAACAGAAACAAATGCGACTCTAGCGGCACCAAATAAAACTAGTAAAACACTCGGAACAAGAATAGGATACGGAATCCTTTATTTTATCCTAGGAGTGATTGCCATTGTACAAGTGTATCCGCTGGTGTGGTTATTTCTTTTTTCATTGAAGACGAATCAAGAGGTATTCGGTATGTCCCCATTCGCATTTCCACAAGATCCTCAATGGGGAAATTACGTAAAGGCATGGACAGCAGGGCATATTGATGTTTACTTTTTTAATAGTGTCTTATACACCGTTGTAGCCGTTGTACTTACGGTTATCCTTGCAAGCTTTGTAACATTTGCCATTACAAGGATGTATTGGAAACTAAGTGGAGTAGTTCTTGGATTGTTTATGGCAGGGTATATGATTCCACTTCATTCAACATTAATTCCACTATTTAATATTTTTAAATCAGTCAATTTAATAGATAATCCCATTTCTATTATTTTGTCTTACGTTGCGTTTAATTTGCCTATCACGATTATGATTCTAACTGGATTTTATAGAACCATACCAAGGGAGATTGAAGAAGCAGCAGTTATGGATGGTTGTTCCGTTCATAGGATATTCTTTCAAATTACATTGCCGATGACCGTTCCGGTACTTTCAACAACTGTCATCATTAACATGATTTATAACTGGAATGAATTTGTATTTGTAAATACCTTCTTGAGTTCGGACAAGTGGAAAACGATTACGGTAGGTGTAAATAACTTTGTTGGGCAGTATTTAACCGATTGGGGAGCTATAGGTGCAACCTTGATGATCAGTATTATCCCCGTATTAATCGCATACTTCCTTCTGAGTGACCGAATCGTTGAAGGTATTGCAGCAGGATCAGTTAAAGGATAA
- a CDS encoding glycoside hydrolase family 43 protein: MGKNSKPNEPIVTHIFTADPSAHVFEGKLYIYPSHDLDHDGPSNDNGDQYAMEDYHVLSMDDVNETCVDHGEALHLRDIPWASKQLWAPDAAYKNNTYYLYFPARDKEGIFRIGVATSRTPAGTFTPEENYIPGSFSIDPAVFVDKDDKAYVYFGGLWGGQLEKWQEGTYNPNAEGPMLTEPALGPRVAELSDDMLTFKGEPREISIVDESGNPILAGDEERRYFEGPWVHKYNDLYYLSYSTGTTHKIVYAVSKNPQGPFEFKGTILTPVIGWTTHHSIVQFKDKWYLFYHDCSLSDGVDHKRSVKYAELTYNDDGTIVTIDPYED; this comes from the coding sequence ATGGGGAAAAATTCAAAACCTAACGAGCCTATAGTTACGCATATTTTTACAGCAGATCCTTCTGCACATGTCTTTGAAGGAAAGCTTTATATCTATCCTTCTCATGATCTGGATCATGATGGGCCTTCAAACGATAACGGTGATCAATATGCGATGGAAGATTACCATGTGTTATCCATGGATGATGTTAACGAAACATGTGTAGACCACGGGGAAGCGCTTCACTTGAGAGATATTCCTTGGGCAAGTAAACAGCTTTGGGCGCCAGATGCTGCTTACAAGAACAACACGTATTATTTATATTTTCCAGCTAGAGATAAAGAGGGAATTTTTAGAATTGGGGTTGCCACAAGCAGGACCCCTGCAGGAACATTTACACCAGAAGAAAATTACATACCAGGTAGCTTCAGTATTGATCCAGCCGTATTCGTCGATAAAGATGACAAAGCATATGTTTATTTTGGGGGGCTTTGGGGAGGACAGTTGGAAAAATGGCAGGAAGGAACATATAATCCCAATGCTGAAGGTCCAATGCTAACAGAACCAGCATTAGGTCCAAGAGTCGCTGAACTAAGTGACGATATGCTAACCTTTAAAGGTGAACCACGAGAAATATCAATAGTTGATGAGAGTGGAAATCCAATTCTTGCGGGTGATGAAGAACGAAGATATTTTGAAGGTCCATGGGTTCATAAATACAATGATCTATATTATCTATCGTATTCTACAGGTACCACTCACAAGATTGTTTATGCGGTAAGCAAAAACCCACAGGGGCCCTTTGAATTTAAAGGTACGATACTTACCCCTGTCATTGGATGGACCACCCATCATTCGATTGTCCAGTTTAAAGATAAATGGTATCTTTTCTATCATGATTGCTCCTTATCAGATGGGGTAGATCATAAACGATCGGTAAAATACGCTGAATTAACCTATAACGATGACGGAACGATTGTAACAATAGATCCTTATGAGGATTAA
- a CDS encoding sugar phosphate isomerase/epimerase family protein — protein sequence MPKVNGDIIKALEKVSEIDGITCVDLNYPEHFSNYSVDEINKTLKDLNMSTNGLALRFRNHFINGEFGNNNKLIAEDAFTLCKEAADTCRVLGGKVLTLWLGFDGFDYPFQVDYQKAWSQVREYVTALADYAPDLQISIEYKPYQERSYALIDSIGLTLLMVNEINRENVGVTVDYCHMLMKRENPAYGLSLAADKGKLFGVHINDGYGTHDDGLMVGTVSLMQTLEFMYYLKKYNYDGAIYFDTFPIREEPVEEIKQNVKAIHIISSLIDQLGLAEIEKTIEKNDAISVNKMFFSMFELKVNK from the coding sequence ATGCCCAAGGTCAATGGAGATATTATCAAAGCATTAGAAAAAGTTTCAGAGATTGATGGAATTACATGTGTTGATTTAAACTATCCAGAACATTTTTCGAATTACTCTGTAGATGAAATCAATAAAACCCTAAAAGATTTAAACATGAGTACAAATGGATTAGCTTTAAGGTTTAGAAATCATTTTATAAATGGTGAATTTGGGAACAATAATAAGCTGATTGCTGAAGATGCGTTTACCTTGTGTAAAGAGGCTGCAGATACCTGTAGAGTATTAGGTGGGAAAGTTTTAACTTTATGGCTAGGCTTTGACGGGTTTGACTATCCATTCCAAGTTGATTATCAAAAAGCCTGGAGTCAAGTTAGGGAATATGTCACTGCACTTGCTGATTATGCACCAGACTTACAAATCAGTATTGAATATAAGCCATATCAAGAAAGATCATATGCATTAATTGATAGTATTGGACTAACGTTGTTAATGGTAAATGAAATCAATCGTGAAAACGTTGGAGTTACAGTTGATTACTGTCATATGCTCATGAAACGAGAAAATCCTGCATATGGCTTAAGCCTTGCAGCAGATAAAGGTAAATTATTCGGTGTTCATATCAATGATGGCTATGGAACTCACGATGACGGCTTAATGGTTGGAACGGTATCATTAATGCAGACACTAGAATTCATGTATTATTTGAAAAAGTATAATTATGATGGAGCTATCTATTTTGATACATTCCCTATTAGAGAGGAACCAGTTGAAGAAATTAAGCAAAATGTAAAAGCGATTCATATTATTAGTAGCTTAATAGACCAGCTTGGGTTAGCAGAAATTGAAAAAACGATTGAGAAAAACGACGCAATTTCAGTAAACAAGATGTTCTTTTCAATGTTTGAGTTAAAAGTTAATAAATAA
- a CDS encoding endo-1,4-beta-xylanase yields MLKVLRKPLITGLALALLLPVGLNPAAAETTNEQSTSALSVPSIAERYKNSFTIGAAVEPYQLQGTDAEVLKRHYNSIVAENVMKPINIQPEEGKFDFTEADKIVKFAKENGMDVRFHNLVWHSQVPEWFFIDEEGNNMVDEQDPKQREKNKKLLLKRLESHIKTIVKRYKDDVKSWDVVNEVIDDSPQNERGLRESAWYKITGDEYIKVAFETANRYAAKDAMLYINDYNTEVTPKRTYLYNLVKDLLEQGVPIDGVGHQAHIQIGWPSNQDIEDSINMFADLGLDNQITELDVSLYGWPPRPAFPTYADIPADRLVAQADRYNAIFEIYERLGDKISNVTFWGIADNHTWLDDRAMQYNDGVGKDAPFVFDPEYNVKPAYWSIMD; encoded by the coding sequence ATGCTTAAAGTATTACGTAAACCTCTCATTACAGGATTAGCTTTAGCCTTATTATTACCTGTTGGCTTGAATCCTGCCGCTGCTGAAACGACAAATGAACAGTCTACTAGTGCTTTGTCGGTACCATCTATAGCCGAAAGATACAAAAATTCCTTCACTATTGGTGCAGCAGTGGAGCCTTATCAATTACAGGGCACAGATGCAGAAGTATTAAAACGCCATTATAATAGTATTGTTGCTGAAAATGTAATGAAACCAATTAATATTCAACCAGAGGAAGGTAAATTTGACTTTACCGAGGCTGATAAAATTGTTAAGTTTGCAAAAGAAAATGGCATGGACGTCCGTTTTCATAACCTCGTTTGGCATAGCCAGGTGCCTGAATGGTTCTTCATAGACGAAGAAGGAAACAATATGGTTGATGAGCAAGATCCAAAACAGCGTGAGAAAAACAAAAAACTTCTGTTAAAACGTTTGGAAAGCCATATTAAAACGATTGTAAAACGTTATAAGGACGACGTGAAGTCTTGGGATGTTGTGAATGAGGTGATTGATGATTCTCCTCAAAATGAAAGAGGGCTGCGTGAATCTGCTTGGTACAAGATTACGGGGGATGAATATATTAAAGTAGCCTTTGAAACAGCCAATAGATATGCAGCAAAAGATGCAATGCTGTACATTAATGATTACAATACAGAAGTTACGCCAAAGAGAACGTACTTATATAATCTTGTAAAAGATTTGCTCGAACAAGGAGTTCCAATTGATGGTGTAGGACATCAAGCTCATATTCAAATTGGTTGGCCTTCTAACCAGGACATTGAAGACTCCATTAACATGTTTGCTGACCTTGGTTTAGACAACCAAATAACAGAGCTAGATGTTAGCCTATATGGTTGGCCACCTAGACCAGCGTTTCCAACCTATGCTGATATTCCAGCTGATAGACTGGTAGCTCAAGCAGACCGGTACAATGCTATTTTTGAAATATATGAACGACTAGGAGACAAAATCAGTAACGTTACTTTCTGGGGCATAGCAGATAATCATACTTGGTTAGATGATCGAGCCATGCAATACAACGATGGTGTAGGAAAAGATGCACCATTCGTGTTTGATCCGGAATATAACGTAAAACCAGCTTATTGGTCGATTATGGACTAA
- a CDS encoding DeoR/GlpR family DNA-binding transcription regulator, which yields MDELENKQILYIEDLLKIFEGVSESTIRRDLKILEDENFIVLLRGGAVKLKLDSHEIPVGTKKLLNKESKERIAKFAASLVEDDDVIYIDSGTTCSAIVKYIASKGIRVVTSNIQVLSEVNGTHIENITIVGGEVNRNLDSISGPLTDSSLRNLNFDKSFLGASGFGLNVGVNTPDFREASKKSIVKTNSNKCYVLADSSKFNKNTLCKAFDIQECLIITNKQIPELDGTTEYYVVD from the coding sequence ATGGATGAATTAGAAAATAAACAAATCCTTTATATTGAAGATCTATTGAAAATTTTTGAGGGGGTCTCTGAATCTACTATTCGTAGAGATTTAAAAATTCTGGAGGATGAAAATTTTATTGTCCTTTTACGAGGTGGAGCAGTTAAATTAAAGCTGGATTCACATGAAATTCCTGTAGGCACAAAGAAGTTACTAAATAAAGAAAGCAAGGAAAGAATTGCAAAATTTGCTGCTTCTTTAGTAGAAGATGACGATGTTATATACATTGATTCAGGCACGACATGTTCAGCCATTGTAAAATACATTGCATCAAAAGGGATTAGAGTAGTTACTTCCAATATCCAGGTGTTGAGTGAGGTTAATGGTACTCATATAGAAAACATTACAATTGTAGGAGGAGAGGTTAATAGAAATTTGGATTCTATCTCAGGACCACTAACAGACTCTTCTTTAAGAAATCTAAACTTTGATAAATCTTTTCTTGGTGCCAGTGGCTTTGGTTTAAATGTGGGGGTAAATACTCCCGACTTTCGAGAAGCAAGTAAAAAGAGTATTGTCAAAACGAACTCAAATAAATGCTATGTACTAGCAGACAGCTCAAAGTTTAATAAAAATACATTATGTAAGGCGTTTGATATTCAAGAATGT
- a CDS encoding ribokinase: MRKNAVTIVGSINYDIILKQKRLPEIGETFTADSVTFCGGGKGANQAVQCAKLGLESYMVGKVGNDQFGSELIANMKKYGLNTDYVSKADTNTGLGIVNAISDGSVVATIAKGANYSMTIEDIDQAEGLFKKSKIVILQLEIPKQLVEYTIKKAKEYNCYVILNAAPANEIDVDCLKLVDCLVVNETEASFYAGESVSSLSEAEKVCDKLYQYTNNLLIITLGEKGSIIYDGKKTIHIPCRTVDVVETTGAGDSYTGALAYGLMKELPIEKIGELASIVSSRTVTKIGAQDAMPTLLELNEYV; this comes from the coding sequence ATGAGAAAGAATGCGGTTACAATAGTCGGTAGTATCAATTATGACATTATCCTTAAGCAAAAACGACTTCCGGAAATTGGCGAGACCTTTACAGCAGATAGTGTCACTTTCTGTGGAGGTGGGAAGGGAGCCAATCAAGCAGTACAGTGTGCCAAGCTGGGACTTGAAAGTTATATGGTAGGTAAGGTTGGCAATGATCAATTTGGCTCGGAATTAATTGCAAATATGAAAAAGTATGGCTTGAATACTGACTATGTTTCAAAGGCTGATACAAACACTGGACTTGGCATTGTGAATGCAATTTCAGATGGAAGTGTGGTTGCAACCATAGCAAAAGGTGCTAATTACAGTATGACGATTGAGGATATCGATCAGGCGGAAGGCTTGTTTAAGAAAAGCAAAATCGTTATATTGCAATTAGAAATTCCAAAACAATTGGTGGAATATACCATTAAAAAGGCGAAAGAGTATAATTGCTATGTGATATTAAATGCTGCTCCTGCAAATGAAATAGATGTTGATTGTTTAAAACTGGTGGATTGTCTAGTGGTTAACGAAACGGAAGCTAGTTTTTATGCTGGAGAGAGTGTGTCATCGCTAAGCGAGGCTGAAAAGGTTTGCGATAAGCTTTATCAATATACTAATAATCTGTTAATCATAACTCTTGGTGAAAAAGGCAGTATTATATATGATGGAAAGAAAACCATTCACATTCCTTGCAGAACAGTAGATGTAGTCGAAACAACAGGAGCAGGAGATTCTTATACTGGGGCATTAGCTTACGGACTTATGAAGGAGTTGCCGATTGAGAAAATAGGAGAATTGGCTTCAATAGTTAGTTCAAGAACGGTTACCAAAATTGGCGCTCAAGATGCAATGCCAACACTGTTAGAGTTAAACGAATATGTGTGA
- a CDS encoding sugar ABC transporter substrate-binding protein, whose translation MKKSKKNLFVTGVLAISLGLTACSSNSSSGSASPDKDTGAFNPDNADGQTYEEVRSSLGEVPKLSEEIKLGAVAKAFENEYWRTLKEGMETGAQKFSDKGMNLTIDVKSPQGEADEEGQLAIVKDMINKKYSALLLSPISDSNLVPGVESALEKDIPVMNVNDGIIKEAPNFVGPKADLNGESAAQWISEKLNGEGKVAIIVGMPKAFAARQRTLGFENWMKDNAPNIDIAEKQNADWDRAKAKDIAATWIKKHGDLAAIFANNDTMALGAQEAVNESGKDILVVGVDGIGEAYESIRKGELDATIDSFPKYKGQIAVEMTIRQLGGQEVPRVIWTPQALIDETNVDTPAEEIIKWVDPTIAK comes from the coding sequence ATGAAAAAGTCTAAAAAAAATTTATTCGTAACTGGTGTTTTAGCAATTTCTTTAGGATTGACAGCTTGTAGTAGCAATAGCAGTAGTGGAAGTGCATCTCCAGATAAAGATACAGGTGCTTTTAATCCAGATAATGCTGATGGTCAAACATATGAAGAAGTAAGATCAAGCTTAGGGGAAGTACCTAAATTATCTGAAGAAATAAAATTAGGTGCTGTAGCAAAAGCTTTTGAAAATGAATATTGGAGAACATTGAAAGAAGGAATGGAAACAGGGGCTCAAAAGTTCAGTGATAAAGGAATGAACCTAACAATTGATGTTAAATCCCCACAAGGTGAAGCGGATGAAGAAGGACAGCTTGCCATTGTAAAAGATATGATCAACAAAAAGTATAGTGCTTTGTTACTTTCTCCGATTTCTGACAGCAATCTTGTTCCTGGGGTTGAAAGTGCCCTCGAAAAGGATATCCCAGTAATGAACGTTAATGACGGAATTATCAAGGAGGCTCCAAATTTTGTCGGACCAAAAGCAGATTTAAACGGAGAATCAGCGGCACAATGGATCTCAGAAAAATTAAATGGAGAAGGTAAGGTTGCGATTATAGTGGGAATGCCAAAAGCGTTTGCTGCTAGACAACGTACATTAGGATTTGAGAATTGGATGAAGGATAATGCTCCAAACATTGATATTGCTGAAAAACAAAATGCGGATTGGGATCGTGCAAAGGCAAAGGATATTGCTGCAACATGGATTAAAAAGCATGGGGATCTAGCCGCTATTTTTGCAAATAATGACACGATGGCTTTAGGTGCACAAGAGGCAGTAAATGAATCAGGGAAAGATATATTAGTAGTCGGAGTAGATGGAATCGGTGAGGCATATGAATCTATTCGTAAAGGTGAATTGGACGCTACTATCGATTCTTTCCCGAAATATAAAGGGCAAATTGCAGTTGAAATGACCATTCGTCAATTGGGCGGACAGGAAGTACCTAGAGTAATTTGGACTCCTCAAGCGTTAATTGATGAAACAAATGTAGATACACCAGCTGAAGAGATTATTAAATGGGTAGACCCAACAATAGCAAAGTAA